caTGGAATACGTGAACCAGCTGTGCAACTCATAACCATTATACATGGCCAGTCGTAAAAGGTTAGAGCTGGAAAAAGGAGAGAATTTGAAGTTAGCAACACAACATAACAGTAAAATTTTATCAGTTGTTTCTCAGAAGGTAAACAATGTCCAAGGCTGCTAACTTACAGGGATTTTGCAAACAACACTGAGCATGATCCTACAGCACCTGAAACTACAGCATATGAAAAAGGAAGTGCCATATGCCAATACGGTCTAAGGTCTTGTCCAGGAACAGCAAGCATATGTTCTCCTCTCCTGTGCATACCACATGTTAATTAAAGGAAAGTAACAGAATCTTGCTAATGTTTTTTTCGAATGAACAAAGAAAGATGCATAACAATACTGAACCAGTCAGCTCCCAGTACTCACCGGTAGATAGAGTGATGTAAGGCAACAACTAAGATCAAAATCAGACAGTAAAAAAGGAATGTAATGTTGCTATACTTCTCTGCCAACTGCTCTGGTGTAAAAACTGAAATGAAAACACAGCCAAACATTAATTTCTTTACTTTGCTGGTTATGCTAATTAATGTATATGCTGATTTCCCAGGGGAAGAATCACAAAATGCAGGACATCTCAGCATATGTAGCACCTTTAACATTGAAAATTCAGTAGACTGTCTTATTGGTTTAAGCATTCCGGGATAGTCAACAATTCAGTTTCATTAGATATCAGATACAAAGGCCATCTaaggcaaaaaaatagaaagcataGAACAATGCAGCTGCACAATAAATAAGAGAGTTCAGATATTTATTCAAATCCTTTGTCACCATTGTAATTTTTAATAGTGATGGGTACAGAATAAGTTGCTGGATAAAGCAGTGGAGGGACAGCATCTTGCTGGATTCTCAGTTGGAAGCAACAATAATGATAAGCTGAAGGTATCCCACCATTTATCTACAAATGATACGTTGATCTTTTGTGGAAAGGACCTGGAACAACTTCAAAATCTGAAATGTGTTTGGCTGTTCTTCAAAGCAGTttctgttttaaaaataaatctggGGAAACCACCAGAAGTGGACTGCTTTTgggttctaaaaatttaaatctaaaaatattagGAATCTCATACTTGAGAAGATGGAAAGGAGATTATCAGGGCAGAAAGATTTACTTGTCTAAGGGACATGGGCTTACATTAACAACAAGCATGCTATTGAGTTTGCCTACAtatcctctttctctttttccttattCCTGCCAATGCTATTGTGTCTATCGAGAATTGCAAAGAGATTTTGTATGGGGTGGGCTAGGAGACGAATCTAATTCCCATCTTGTCAACTGGAAGAAGATTTGTGAACCAGTTTCAATATGGAGGATTGGGCATAAGAAGTTGATGTCCTTCAATCAATCTTTATTTGATGTGGCTTTGGCATTTTGCCACAGAGATAGATGCTCTTTCGAGAAAAATAGTGGATAAAAATATAGTCGAGATTGGGGTGGATGGTGGTCAAGGATGGGAAGGGGTCCTTCGTATCTTTGGAAGCATGTTAGAAGTGGCTGGGATAAGCTTTCCAGACTTATCAGGTTTGCGGTTGGTAATGCTACTAATGTTGGATACTGGCACAATTGGTGGTGTGGGGATGGGATCCTTATTGTAagaatttttcaataaaaggAGGCTGATGTGGCAGATTATATGCTGGAATGTATGCAATCTTCACTAGGATATCACTTTTATTAGAGCCCTTCAGGATTAGGAAATGGAAATGCTAATCTATTCTACAAAGATTAGAATGGATGTTGAAGACCGGATTTACAGGATGCCAACAAGAAGCAGGTCATTCAAGAAAAATGGAAAGTGCTATATGCTGTAGGTGAGCAACCTTTCTCGGGGAAAAGCACTATAGTGGTTTTTTCACATGCACAACTGACTGGGGGAAAATCCTCAGAAACATAACTGCCATGCAACGGTGATGTATGTGCAAGAAGAATGGGGAGATGGCTGATCatttacttttaatttataaGATCACTTAAGAATTATGCTCTCTAGTGCTAGGCTTATTTGGGGTGCAGTAGGTTATGCCTAATAGGGTAGTTGATTTGTTGGCCTGTTTGAAGGGGTGTTTTGATAGACACCGTAGTGGCGATATTGGGAATGTGATCTGTTTATGCATACTGTGGACTAATTAGAAAGAACATAATACCTAGACGCTTGAAGGAATTGAACGATATACAATGGATCTAAAGATGAATTTCTTACATTCTTTGTATGTTTGGATGGCTGCTTTAAGTGGACATCCATTCTATAATATGCTAGAGTTCCTTGATTGCTGTAACTTTAGATGATTGCGGTGCATCTCATGTATACTTGGATGTCCTCTTTCTATACTTATTTTATCATCCTCGTGATGTAATCTTACCTGTATTTCTATTCTTCAGTTAATATTGTGAAATTCTGGGAAACATATTTTTAGGCACAGAAATGCTTGAAACAATCATTAGATCACCACAGATACGGCAGCTAATGAAAGTGTGATTGAATCAGTATTTATAGCCCAAAAACGTTTTAAAATGCATTGACAGATTTTCAAATGAGAATTCAATGCCATAGATATAATTGCACAATTTCGCTTGTAGTGTAAATGAGTACTTTCTAAGACTTTTTGCTCATTTAAGTGAATACATTCCCCTTTTGAGCATATCTTAAAGTTCACGTTTTTTtctagctttttctttttcagttctGATTAATCTCAAAATAAGTTTCATAGTTTTACAAAGAAAACCTTTAAATCTAGCTCAACTAACACTTCCTCCCTTGCAAGTGCTAGGTGGAGGATGAGGTCGTGGGTTCAAGACCTATTGCATGTGTGTGACTTACCAATCAAAACATGCAGGAATGTTCTAAATTTCACTGAAAATTCACAGAAAACATAcactttcataaataaatacattCACCATTCTAGCAGTCTTAAGTTTTTAGTTTATCATCTAGAATTTTCCATTATTGTCTGAGTGAGTTCTTTGCAGTACATGGAGTCCATCCCCTACCACAACTGCTTTGGGCTATCACAATTATGTTATGTCATGTTTTTAGAAACTTTAAAAATACAAATGGCTCTCTTTCTGTATCACTACAATGTGATAGAACTTGATTTAGAAACAAGTTCTAAATGAGAAAGGTATATCTCTTTGTGTGTCCACACAGCACACACTAGAATGAAGTAGATAAGAGAGACCATTGGCTTATTTAAATTGGGTTAACCTAGTTAGATTGTGCTCAGGacctacttatcaaaaaatatatatatcctagCTTTGTGGGAGTGACACACATTTTGCAACATTAAATGCTCAAGGGCAGACACTAAATTACTTAGAATATGGTTCAAAAAATAGACCTAGCATAGGGCAGTATTCATGAAATAAGACACAGAGATATCTCAAATGTGAGTTTGCATACCAGGTGACTGGTGGTTGCCAAAAGCGACGAGAAAAACGTTTCCAAGGACAATAAAGGCCGTGGCAACCAGTACCCTATAAAAGAAGCAGCATTTATGAGACTGAAATTTCTATGGTGATAATAATGTGGCATGCTCTATTGTGCTTCTGAAAATAAGTTCTCACTTCAGATTTTAACATACTTGACAGTCACCATTTTGCTCAGGACGAAGTAAGCAAACGCAATATTGGAAACAAACTGTATAGATCCCAGGGCTGCTAGAAGAGACTGCATAAGATGAAGAAAGTAAAAGcatgattagaaaaaaaaagaaacagtcTAGTTGTCATACACAATATGCTTTTGAAACAGTCTAGATATAACTATATATAGTCAGAACAAAAGGCCTGGAAATATTTAATCAATAGATTCAACACTGACCTGAGCCGCATATCCAAAGGAAATGAAATTAAGGCAATTTCCAAGAAGGAAAAATACAATCCCTGCAGAATAAGAATTACCATACATTTCAGACTGAAAGCAAGAATAAACCAAACCCCATGTACAGGATTAAGCAGCATGGCATTAGAATTTACCAACTCTCCAGGTTTGGAAATGTATAATAGGCTTCAAAGGCAGCTTTCCGTTTGCTCCATCACTTTCTAGTGAATACCTTTCTCTCTGAAAATATATTGTATAGTCACTCTCATCAAACCTCACAACATGGTGTAAAGATGAAAATGAATGCTCCGCGTCACGAGTTAACAACAGTAGAATGAGCAACAAGaagtaaaaaattgttcataatTGAATGCCATACCAGAACTGTAATCAACACAAATCATACTTCGCGATCTCAAATAATGgatttttctctcaaattcttaaagaaagagtaaaaacCACACGAGTATCGCCTGCCAGACTGTAACTGGAACCGCGTGCATACATTCAACCAACAATGCATAACACATGTACAAATGAGCTAGGAGTACAACTACAAATCCACTACATATACCGGGTCTTTACAAAATGAACACTTACAATATAAGAATGCAATAACAACTAGGGCAGAAAAAGTATATACCTCATTATGACCTAATTTAAGAAGGTTTGTTCCAAAGTTTATGGCAATGCTACCAAATAGGTTGATGAAGGCTCCAATGACCCACTCCCCCATGGATTAAAAAGTCGTGTGAAGCCGCGAACATGCAGTTCAAAACTCGATCTGAAGCTCCTACCCTTCACTAATATTCCCCAAATTTGTCACACATAAATCCGAAACAAGTTGCTTAAATCCGCCGCCGAGTTATCATATGTATGTATTTGACGATGCTACAGAAGTTCAAGTTCAACCCAACAACAACCACCTCTGCAATACAAAATTTAGTAGTTGatgtattttaaattaaaaaaaaaaattcaaaaacttgataaaaatagcacaaacaaatgagaaaaaaaaaatttaagttatttGATTCAATATCCAGATCGATCATACAGGGTATGAATTAATTAAACgcgaaagattaaaaaaaagatactaTTAATTGAAGCATGGAAAAATTGAGCTTTTGGAGCTTTACCTTTACGAAAACGTTTCTTATGGATGCAAcagagaacttttttttttttttttttgtatttgtaaaatttttggtttgtaaTGATTCGATGCTTCGGATCCAATGgccaaagaagaagaacaatattcagtttttgtgttttttttttttggtttgtggtGTATATAAAGTAGAAGGAAAAAATAAGACTTCaaataagacttttttttttaataatggaGAAAAGAATAATGTGTGGTGTGCAAATGATCGGAGAAGCACGAATGTCcaggaaaagagagaggagtCAATTAAGCAAATGAGGAAATGGGAAAAGCATGCGTgatacttttttatttgtattttagacTAATCTAAGTCTAAGCTTTACGGCTTTACCCAACACCAATGCCGCCGTACTAACTGTCGGTGGACACAATCAAGTAAGCTTGGGACTACCATAACTAACTCGCAGTCGCGTTTATATCGGCTTCGCCTCCGCTCTCGCAAAAAATTCAtgcttatatttttttgagaaaatttatgCCTGTTTTAGTATAAcacctattttttctattttatataacttcttttcaaaaatatcattaaCTACTCTAATTATTGTTCTTTCTTATTCTTCATCTTGGAGATatggaaaaagaattaaaaactatatataaaattaatagtatggtgtaaatttacatggttACTTGTAGCAACTATGtacttttatataattttgcatGTTTTAATGTGGATGAATTTTAAGCTCAGTTGgctaaaatgttttttttttaattatacaagCACTAATATGAATTcaattatatacaatttttttttcaatttttatatatgtatattagatgataaattttttttagcaatttttatgtaatatagATGATTAAAGAAGTTTCcatattaaattctaaaataaatatagaagATTAGTGATTAATCTTCTTGCTATGTTTTATTCTttatgattctaaaaaaaaaaaaaaaaactttatttatgTCCGTTAACAAATTTAGAAaaagtttttaagaaaaaaaaaagttgaataagTACAGAATCACAAATTATGAGtgttttgaatgaaaaaaaataaaaataaaaaaataaaaaataaaccttatTATAAAGTTCGAAGGCTGAATGTAACAATATATCAATGGTTGATTGTTGGTAGTCATAGTCAATGAGGGATGTTAAGAAAGAGTGTATGACCCAAAAGGCAAAAATGAGCCATGTTGTTGGTAGAGTGTGACTGATCATCACTCgactagaaaaagagaaagattaagaatattaaagaaaatagtAAATTCTATTAATATACACTAAGGTTTAGGCTATTGCTAATTAGGTCTAAGACTTTTCAAAACTAACTAATTTGGTCCTTAAAGTTAACTTAGTCCctaaaacaattgaaaaaaaaaaaaaaagactaatagaCCTAACAGTATTTAGGGACTGAGTTGGTTTTAAAGACCAAATTGGTTAGTTTTGAATCTAGTTAGTATTAGTTCAAATCTCAAAGTATGTTAAtgaaatttaccctaattaaaataaactaagagagagagagatatttaaGAATCTAAAATTATGAGACGAATACAACCAAAAACTATGTGAAGAAGGggatttttgttttctccttttATGAATAATAGTTCAACATATGGGTCAACCCGATTTAACACAATATTTTAGTGGGTCGAGCTTaatttgaccaatttttttatgatatatatatatatatatatagtaaaaactgagagaaaattcaattaaactTCAAAATTGAAGTATAAACTTATGCCATGTGCCAAATCAATTACTTAATTTTAGTGCAAGTATTTATCATTCATTGCaactattaataattataaGGGCAGGTTTTGGATCCTAAGCCCACAAGGTAACAAGATTAAGGctcaaagagcccaatacaaagAATTTAAAGAGAATGGGCTGGAAACTAGGTTTTGGTGAGTTGGACAACGCCCATAATGGATTaaagattgaaataaaatatagaaaaacaAGTTTTATGCAAAGAAATCTTTCCTCAGCAAAGTTCAAGAAGAGTAGCTCTTGAGTATATTCTTCTTAGACTTGATTACAATTTCAATTCTTTgtgttacagtgtttttcagaTTCTTGGATGAACCCCCCTCTCCTTGGAGGAtatctcacattatatagcctcttttggttgatcttagcccttcATTTGTTGATTATGCAAGCCACTACTCgagtgtttgtcccatcagacaccttccTAAGTCTTCCGTGAGTTGTGGTAACCAAAACAGCACTGTTCAAGAGTCTTCTTCACATAAATGCGGTCAAGGGGTTTGGTGGGGTGCATTAAATATGGTGACAGCTACCATTCCCCCAATCACGTTAGGACTAAGTCCCTCTCTGAAACTCTTCCCTATAGTTTGGCCCCCTTTGGTAATGTGCCATTGACGTGGTCATGGCTCGCATCTCCTGTTTTACCGTCCGAGTGTATGGACTCCTCAAAACTATATTGGCCTCCAAGtagaatttatatcttgtattaaaaaaatcgAGTAAGAtaactcaagaaaaaaaaatcgtgTAAGATAACTCAAGaataaaagtatttttaaaactataatttaaaaacttaaatcatAATTATTgcatcacaataacaaaaattaaattaggatgtaaaaattgattttatttttttagaataaaatatataagcatgaatagtttatattttctacttaaaaaaaattcttacatgactttttttaagaattaacaaatataataatgatTGTATTTAACTTAtgtagaaa
This DNA window, taken from Quercus robur chromosome 2, dhQueRobu3.1, whole genome shotgun sequence, encodes the following:
- the LOC126714467 gene encoding probable magnesium transporter NIPA8; translated protein: MGEWVIGAFINLFGSIAINFGTNLLKLGHNERERYSLESDGANGKLPLKPIIHFQTWRVGIVFFLLGNCLNFISFGYAAQSLLAALGSIQFVSNIAFAYFVLSKMVTVKVLVATAFIVLGNVFLVAFGNHQSPVFTPEQLAEKYSNITFLFYCLILILVVALHHSIYRRGEHMLAVPGQDLRPYWHMALPFSYAVVSGAVGSCSVLFAKSLSNLLRLAMYNGYELHSWFTYSMLLLFLSTAGFWMTRLNEGLALFDAILIVPMFQIAWTFFSICTGFIYFQEYQVFDALRTTMFILGMMCVFIGICLLAPDDTKGGEVKDNSSLVSVVSSSLSTEEDRLVEPSGDAHSTKDARSFMQGVVMKIMDVIAKAKTACALSLGSGEDSINASAILVMPMVSSKITGFRGSGFDRAKIFSLRNAGWSKISMDEDGAKMLDASPAFPDNL